The genomic DNA GCATAAAGACAATAGTATGCGGAGCTCCTAATGTACAAGTCGGAATGATAGTTCCAGCCGCATTATCTGGAACAAATTTACCTAATGGTGCTGTTATTGAAGAATCAAATATCCGTGGCATTACTTCTGAAGGTATGATTTGCAGTGAATTTGAACTTTGTCTTGGAGATAATTCTTCAGGCATAATGAATTTAAACGAGAATTTAAGTATTGGACAGACTTTGTCTGAAGCCCTTCATCTTGATGATTATGTCTTAGAGATAGGTGTAACTCCCAATAGAGGTGATTGTCTTAGTATTATCGGTATCGCGAGAGAAGTTGCGGCTATATATGGTTTAAACTTAAAATATCCAGAAATAAAGAGTATTCAGTCCAGTGAAGATATTACAAAGTATACGTCTGTTACCCTTTTATCTAAAGAATTTTGTCCAAGATATGCGGCAAGTTTAATTTTTGATATTAAGGTTAAGCCTTCTCCTTTTTGGCTTAAAGATAGACTTTTATCAGTTGGAATAAGGCCTATATCTAATATCGTTGATGTTACTAATTTTGTGATGTTAGAATTAGGTCAGCCTCTTCATGCATTTGATTTTGATAATTTGGCGGAAAACAAAATAGTTGTGAAAACTGCATCAAAAGGAGAAAAATTCACTACCCTTGACGGTAAAGAACATTTGCTTGATGATGATACTTTAATGATATGCGATGGAAATAAAGGTGTAGCTATTGGCGGCGTCATGGGCGGACTTAATTCTGAAATTCAGGATTCCACAAAGCGAGTTCTCTTGGAAAGTGCTTACTTTGATCCAATTTCTATTAGAAAAACTTCTAAAAGAGTAGGTATAAAAACTGAGGCGTCTTTTAGATTTGAGAGAGGAGTTGACCCTGAAGGTACTTTATACGCTTTGAAACGAGCATCTCAATTAATAGTAGAAGTAGGGAATGGAGCTTTGGTTAATGGATTTATTGATGAAAAAGCTGAGTTGCCGAAAAAAATGTCAATAAAATTGACTCATGTGGAAGTTAATAGACTTCTCGGGACTAACCTATATATTGAACAAGTTGAAAAACATTTGAAATCTATAGAATGTACTGTAAATAAAATTGCAGAATCTGGAATAGAAGTCGTACCACCTTCTTTTAGAAGTGATATTTCAAGAAAAGAAGATTTAATAGAAGAGGTTGCGCGTTTATCAGGGTATAACAATATACCTGTTACGTATCCCCATATTCCTTTAGATAGACGTAAAGAAACTCCGATTTTGATACTTAAGGATAAAATTAAGGATATATTGAATGGTTTTGGTTTTACTGAAGCTATAAATTATAGCTTTATAAGCGAAAAAGCTTTTAATAACCTTAAATTGCATGAAAATGATAAAAGGCTAAATCTGGTGCGTATATTAAATCCTTTATCCGATGAGCAGGGTGTTATGAGAAGTTCTCTTATACCTGGTTTGCTTTTAAATATTTTTAAAAATTTGTCTTATAAGGCAAAAAATTTAAAAATGTTTGAAATCGGAAAGATTTTTATTGAAAAAGAAAAAGATATATTGCCTGATGAAAAAGAAATGATTGTAGGAATATGGACAGGGAGTAGATATAATGATTTTTGGGGTTCAAAGGAAATAAGTTCTGATTTTTATGATATAAAAGGTGTTGTTGAAGGAATGCTAACGGCGCTTGATATTAAAAATTTTTCGTTTACCGCTATATCAGGAAATGATTTCTTATATTTAAGAAAAGGCTTTGGAGCTAAAATTTGTTCAAATGGCAATATAATTGGATGTGTTGGAGAAGTATCGCAAAAAATTGTGAATGAATTTGAAATAAAACAGCCAGTGTATGCGTTTGAATTTGATTTAAAACTCGTTTATCCTTTGATATCTGAAGTTAAATCAGCTTTTCCGATTCCAAAATTTCCTTCAATATCAAGAGATATTACTTTAATTATTGATAAAAAAATTGAGTCCAATAGAATTTTAGAGTTTATAAAAGAATTAAATGAAGAATTAATTGAGTTATCAGTTATTTTTGATGTTTATGATGGATCTCCAATTCCAGATGGGAAAAAGAGTCTTTCAGTTAGAGTAATATATAGATCTAAATTTGAAACATTAAAAGATAATTTAGTTAATGATATTCATAAAAGAATAGCTGAAGCGATAGTCTCGGAATTTAATGCTGAATTACCATAAAATTCATAAGATTCATTAATTAGATGTTGACAATATTCTTTTTTTAGCTTACACATTAAGCTGTTAGGCGGGTATAGCTCAGCTGGTAGAGCACAAGCTTCCCAAGCTTGGGGTCGCGAGTTCGAGTCTCGTTGCCCGCTTTAGGTAAAAAGAATGCCTTTTCCGGATGGTAAAAAGGATAAAACTGATTATGCCATTATAAATATAAAATGAGTAGTAATTAAGCTTGAACAAGTAATTACCATAAAGAAAGGAATCGGGCATATTGCCCGTTTTTTTTTGGAGTAAATAATTAAATTGAAAAGTAGGAAAGACAGTAGAGGGAATATTTCTACCGTAAAAAAGGAAGATATTGTTGAAAAAATTAAAGCTATAATTCATACACTATTTGAAGATAAAGCTATTGAGCTTGTTGATGTAGAATATTTTAGTGGGCCTCATGGCGTAATTTTAAGACTTTATATTGATAAAGAAGGTGGTGTCACCCTTGATGACTGCAGCAATATAAGTCATCAAATAAGTGATCTTTTGGATATATATTGGGAATATGATGGCCGTTATATGTTGGAGGTATCATCTCCAGGAATAGATAGGCCTTTAGTGCAAAAAAATGATTTTCAAAAGTATAAAGGAAGTCAGGTAAAAATAAAAGTAAAAGAACCAATCAGTGGACAAAAGAATTTTAAAGGCGTTTTAATAGGCATATTTGGTGATATAGTAAAAATTCAGATAGAAGGAAAGGTTGTTAATATTCCCTATAATGAAATTATTAAAGCAAAGCTATCGATAACGGAAACGGAGAAATAATATATGCTGATATCAGAAATAAAACGCACAATTGAACAGGTAGGACGCGAAAAAGGCATTAAAAATGAGGTTTTAATTAAAACTTTAGAAGCTGCATTGGTTTCTGCGGCTAAAAAAAAAATAGGTCAAGATGCTGATATAGAGGCTCAATATAATGAAGAAACAGGAGAAATAGATGTTTTTCAGTTTCAAGAGGTAGTCGAAAAAATCAGTAGTCCTATGAATGAAATTATTTTTGAAGATGCCCTTAAATTGGATCCTGAGTGTGAAATAGGGGATAGTCTTGGTATAAAAGTTGATACATCTATTTTTGGTAGGATCGCCGCTCAATCCGCAAAACAAGTTATTATTCAAAAAATGAAGGATGAGGAACGAAAAGCTGTTTATGAAAATTATAGTAACAAGGAAGGTGAAATAGTTAACGGTATCGTGCAAAGGGTAGATAAACAAGAAATACTTGTTAATTTGGGGCAGGCGGAAGCATCACTTCCTTTTCTTGAACAAATACCTAATGAAACATTTAAAAGAGGCGATAGAATAAGAGCATATGTAAAAAAAGTATCCAAGCATGTTCGAGGTGGTTCCCAAGTAATTCTTTCAAGAACGCATCCTAATTTTTTAATAAATCTTTTCAAGTTAGAAGTTCCAGAGATAAATGAAGGTATCGTGAACATAATGGAGGTAGCTCGAGGATGCGGAGTACGATCAAAAATAGCCGTAAGTTCAAATGAATCAGATGTTGATCCTGTAGGATCATGTGTTGGAATGCAAGGAAGCAGAGTTAAAAACGTAGTGCAGGAATTGAAAGGTGAAAGAATAGATATAGTGCAATGGCATGTTGATCCTGTTAGGTTTGTATGTAATGCGTTAGCACCAGCAGAAATAAAGAGAGTAGTTATAGATGAAGAAAGTGGTTCAATGATAGTTGTTGTGCCGGATAAATTTCTTCCGGTTGCCATCGGATCAAATGGGCAAAATGTCAAACTTGCTTCAAAATTAACTAAATGGAAGCTCGATGTCCAAAGTGAAACAAGATATGATAAGGCCATTGAAGATTATGATGCATTATTAGCTATATCTAATATGACAACAGATATAGCCGATACTTTGTTACAGAGAGGCATTTGTTCCTCAGAGGATTTAAGTAAGGCTAGAGTCAAAGATCTTATTAGAATTAGAGGCATTAGTGAGAGTTTGGCGCAATCTTTTATAAATGCCGCTGTTATTCAAATATCAAATAAATCAAAGGATGAAAATCGAGAAGAAAATATCGAGTATGAAAATAATGAAACCGATTCGGAGAAATAAAAATTTGGGAATTAAGTAGGTTTAGGGGGATGGATGGCTAAGATTATGGCGAAGATTAGAGTATATGAGCTTTCAAAAGAACTTAATATTGGGACAAAGGAGCTTCTCGATAAATTAAAAGAAATGAATATAGATGCCGCTAGTCATATGAGTTCTTTAGATGAAGATTCTGTTTCAAGGATAAAATCCGAACTGCAAATTGAACCTACGGGTAAGGTTGAAAATAAATTAGTTGTTATTCGGAGAAAAAAGAAAAGGTCGATTCCTGAAGATTATGAACATGAGAATATAGAAGAAATATCAAATTTTGTACTTTCGGAAGATAAGAAAGAATCAATTCAGAGAGAAGATATTACTGATCAGCTTATTAAAATAGAAAAAACACAAGTTGATAACGGCGAGGAATCTACTTCAGAAAAATTATCAGAAACAATTTTAGAAAATAAAATATGTGAAGTAAAAAAAGATATTTCGGTTGAGGAAAAAGGTGTGGTTGAAGAAATACCTGAAATAAAAGGGAAAGAAATAGTAGAAGATAAACAAAATAAAATAAATAATGACAATTTACCTGAGACTAAAGATGAAATATCTGTAGTTACTCCTGCAAAAGTTATAGAAGATAGGGGTAAAAAAGATATTAAGCAGGAAAAAAGGTTTAAAAAGGGTAAAAAATTTCCTCCAGCAAAAATACTAAAACTTCCAGATGAAAATTTGCCACAAAGCGATACTGATGAAGAGAATAATGCAGCTTTGAAGAAAAATACTGACAGACCGGATGGGTATAGAGATAAAAAACAATTCGTTAGAGATAAAGTTGATCATACTCGTGCAACTACTCCTAAAGAACAGCAAAATTATGACAAAGATACAAAAAAATACAAAAAGAAATTTAAAGTAGAATCCTTTGAAAAAGAAGATAAATATTTAAAAAAGAAATTTCTCTTTAATAAAAAAGATGTTGTAGAAACAAGCTCAATTTTTGAAGATGAACATTTTCGTATAAAGAAGTATAAAAAGCAAGGTCAAGCTAATAAAGAAATTCCTGTTCAAAAGTCTCAAATTACTACCCCTAAAGCAATTAAAAGAAGGATAAAAGTTGATGAGACTATAGTTCTTGGTGAGTTAGCGAAAAGGATGGGCGTAAAATCAGCTGAGATCATTCAAAAATTGATGGGTCTTGGTATTATGGTCACTGTAAATCAAACCATTGACTTTGAAACAGCTTCTCTTGTATCAGCAGAATTTAACTATGAAATTGAAAAGGCTAATTTTGAAGAAAAAAGTCTATTGAAAGTAATTGCTGATAATCCTGTTGATTTAATAAAAAGACCTCCAGTAGTGACTATCATGGGACATGTGGATCATGGAAAAACTTCTCTTTTAGATGCTATACGAAAGTCACGTATAGCTGAAAAAGAAGCAGGAGGCATAACTCAGCATATAGGAGCATATAACGTAGAAACAGAAAGAGGAACTATAGCATTTCTTGATACTCCAGGACATGAAGCTTTTACCGCTATGAGAGCGCGAGGAGCTAAAGTTACAGATATAGTTATCCTTGTTGTAGCCGCCGATGATGGAGTTATGCCCCAGACTATTGAAGCGATAAATCATTCAAAAGTAGCTAAGGTTCCAATAATAGTTGCGGTTAATAAAATTGATAAAGCAGGTGCAGATCCGGAAAGGGTTAAAAGAGAACTTTCTGATCACGGAATAATTTCTGAGGATTGGGGTGGAGAAAATATTTTTGTGAATGTATCGGCAAAAGAGCGAACAGGGATAAATGAACTGCTTGAAATGATATTGTTACAGTCGGACGTTCTTGAATTAAAAGCAAATCCTAATAAATCGGCAAATGGCCATGTTGTTGAGGCTAACCTTGATACAGGCAAGGGGCCTGTAGCGACAGTTTTAGTTCAAGAAGGGACTCTCAAAACAGGCGATTATATAGTATGCGGGGTTAATTATGGAAAAATAAGAGCAATGCTTAATGATATGGGCGAGCAGATAGATAGCGCTGGTCCTTCGGTTCCTGTAAAAATTCTTGGGCTTAGTGGTGTGCCTATGGCTGGTGATGAGCTTATAGTATTTGAAGACGAAAAAACAGCAAAACAGGTGAGTGAACATCGAACTCAAAAGTCTCGATCCAAGGAATTAGAAAAACATACTAAAATGAGTCTTGAGAAGCTGTATGAAAAAATGCAAGAGGGAGAAGTAAAGGGATTAAATATTATACTAAAAGCAGATGTTCATGGCTCCATTGAAGCTTTACGAGATTCTTTAGTAAAACTTTCAAATGCTGAGGTAAAAATTAATGTTATTCATGCTGCTACAGGTTCTGTAATTGAATCAGATATAACTTTAGCATCTGTATCTGATGCCATTATTATTGGGTTTAATGTACGTCCGAGTCCTAAAGTCATGGAATTCGCTCTTCAAGAAAATGTGGATATGCGGTTTTACGATATTATTTATAACGTAATTCAAGATGTAAAAGATGCTATGGTTGGATTAATGAAGTCAGAATTTAAGGAAAAGTCCATAGGGATGGCTGAAGTTAGAGAAGTGTTTCATATTCCTAAGATTGGTTCTATTGCTGGATGTTATGTTATTCAAGGTAAAATTGAGAGAGGAAAACAAATAAGATTACTTAGGGACGGTATTATAATTTATAATGGAAAAATTTCATCATTAAAACGATTTAAAGATGATGCTAAAGAAGTTTTACATAATTTTGAATGTGGTATTGGACTTGAAAACTATAATGACATAAAGCAAGGCGATATTATTGAATGTTATTACCTTGAAGAAATAAAACCTACTTTTAATACTTAGATTATGGTTGTTGGCATCGGAAAAATAAAATTTAAAATTCATGATAGCAGATCTTTAAAGGCAAAAAGAAGTATTGTAAAATCAATAATAGGCCATCTTAGAAATAAATTTAATGCTTCAGTTGCCGAAGTTGGCTTGAACGATGCTCATCAAATTGCAGAAATTGGATTTGCGATCGTAGGTAATGACAAATCTGTTATAAATTCTGCAGTAGATAAAATTTTTAACGTGGCTGAAGAGCTTGGACTCGCTGAATTATTTGATTCAGAAATGGAGATTATTGCTTTATGAAATCGTTTAGCAGGACGGAAAGAATTAGTGCCTTGTTGCAAAGAAACCTTTCTGATATTTTACATAAAGAAATAAAAGATCCAAGACTCGAACAAATTACTATTACACATGTTAAGGTTTCTAATGATTTAAAGCACGCAAGAGTTTTTTTTTGTCATTCGGGAAAAAATAGGACTAAAGAAGAAATAATTGAAGGATTAAATAGTGCAAAGGGGTATATGAAACGAGTCCTTGCTAAAAATCTTGATTTACGATATATGCCGGAACTTAACTTTAACTATGATGAATCATTTGATTATGCACAGCGTATTGACTTAGAGCTAAGAAAATTAAATCTGGGTTGATTTATGGATATTGTAAAGGAACTAATTTTAGCAAGCAATAATATTTTATTGACAACGCATACTCAATTGGATGGGGATGCTATAGGTTCATTAATATCGTTAGGGCTTTCGATTTTGAGTTTAAAAAAAAAGGCAGTGCTTCTCGCTGAAAATCCTATTCCCGCTATATATCGTTTTCTTCCGAAAATTGAAATTATATCAAATAGTATAAACGATAGAATAAACGATTTTGATGCGGTAATTGTATTAGATTGTGGTGACTTAGAAAGAATAGGCGAAAATATTGCTGACATCACTAAAATTCCTGTAATTATAAATATTGATCATCATATAACAAATAGTAAATTTGGGCAAATAAACCTTATTGATGTTAATGCATCATCTACATGTGAAGTTGTATATAAGTTAATAAAATTTTTAGGAATTAAGATCGACATTGATATGGCTTTTGCAATTTATACAGGTATTTTGACAGATACTGGTTCTTTCCGGTTTTCAAACACAAATTGTAAAGCTTTTGAAATTTGCCAAGAAATGTTAAATATCGGAGTTGATCCCCATAGAGTTGCTCAAAATATTTATGGAACGTATTCGTTAAATAGTATTAAACTTTTAAATAGGGTTTTGGATTCTATCGAGGTCTCTAAGAATGGAAAATTATCCCTAATGTTTTTAACAAAAGACATGTTAAAAGAAACTCAAACTAAATTTGAAGATGTTCATGGGGTAATTAATTATGCAAAATATATTGAAGATGTGAAAGTTGCAGTTCTTATCCACGAAAATGAGACCAATTCAGTAAATAAATGCGGAAATGAAGGCAAAAGCTTATTCCATGTAAGCCTTAGATCAAATGGAAGCGTTGATGTTTCTTCGATTGCTTTAAAATTTGGAGGAGGGGGACATTTTGATGCTGCGGGCTTTACGATATGTTCATCTCTTTTTGAGCTTAAAGATCAAATATTGAAGTTATCGGAAAATTTTTAAACGTTATGAATAAGGATATCAATGGGTTTGTTGTTGTGAATAAGCCTGAAAATATAACTTCAGCAGGAGTTGTTAATAAGGTAAAGAAAATTTTTAAAGTAAAAAAAGCAGGACATACGGGTACACTTGATCCTTTTGCTAAAGGGGTCATAGTAATTTGTATTAATAAAGCAACAAAATTGGCAAGGTTTTTACTTGCAGGTAAAAAAAAATATGAAGCAATAGTACATTTAGGAATAGATACGGATACTCAGGATTTTACAGGAACAATTATAAAAGAATTAAGTTTCGATAGAATTACGGGAGGAGAAATAAAAGCAGCTTTTAAAAAGTTTGAAGGAATTGTTAGCCAGAAACCTCCTGCTTATTCTGCTTTAAAGTATAAGGGAATTCCCCTCTACAAATATGCAAGGGCGGGAGAATATATAGAGAAGGCGGCAAGAACTATAATAATTGAATATATTAAAGTAAAGGAGATTAATCTTCCATTTGTGAGTTTTGAAGTTTTTTGTTCAGGCGGAACCTATATTAGAACCTTATGCTCAGATGTTGGTGCATTGTTAGGATGTGGAGGGCATTTAAAATATTTGAACCGAATTGAAAGTAGCGGATTTTCTATTGATGAAGCAATTGATATTTCTGATTTGGAAAAAATTGTATTGTCAGGTAAAGAGCTTGAAGTATTGGTACCTATGGCTAAGGGTTTAAAGGATATGCCTAAATTTGTAGCTGATGAAGTTTTATGTAATAAAATAAAATACGGAAAAAAAATAAATAAAATAGATATTCCTTTTAATGATGGAGATAAAAAAAATAATTTATTAAAAGTAATTGATAACAAACAAAATTTACTCGCTGTGTTGGCGTTAAACAATGAAAATTATTCTTATTGCTGTGTAATATAAAAACTGCACAAAAATTAAAATTAAGAATTTAATAATTAGGAGGCAAAAGTGTCATTAAATTCAGAACAAAAAAAAGAGGTAATTGAGCGTTTTAAATTACATGATACCGATACTGGTTCCCCAGAAGTTCAAATTGGACTTTTGACAAACAGAATAACTTATTTAACAGAACATTTAAAAGTTCATAAAAAAGATCATCATTCAAGGCGTGGTTTGCTTGTTTTAGTTGGAAGAAGACGGAGTCTTTTAAATTATGTAAAAGATAAAGATGTTAGTCGTTACAAAACAATTATTAGTTCTCTTGGATTAAGAAGGTAAGCCTACTTTTTTGTGTACATTAAGGAAAATAATTTTTGAGGAGTGTATTAAATGGAGTTTTCAGTTGAAGAAAAGATAGGCGGAAAAACCTTTTCAATAAAATCGGGGAAGCTAGCAAAACAAGCTTCAGGATCCGTTGTAGTTCAATATGAAGATACTGTAGTATTGATAACGGTAGTTTCGGCTAATGAAGAAAAAGTAAAAGGGGATTTTATTCCTCTTACAGTAGAATATCAAGAACGAATTTATGCGGCAGGAAGAATACCTGGTAATTATTTTAGACGAGAGATAGGCAGACCAAGTGATAAAGAGATCCTAACTGCAAGATTAATAGACAGATCAATACGTCCTTTATTTAAAAAGGGATTTGCGTATGAAACACAAGTAATTGCTACCGTTCTTTCTACTGATAGGGAAAACGATCCTGATATGCTTGCAATGGTAGGCACTTCCGCGGCAATCCTTATATCCGATATTCCTTTTGACGGTCCAATAGCTGGGGTACGTGTAGCTCGTATAGATGGAAAGCTTGTTATAAACCCTAAAAGTTCAGAATGGGAAAAAGCTGATATAAATATAGTTGTAACTGGATCAAGGGCTGGAATTGTTATGGTAGAGGGAGGCGGCAATGAAATGGCGGAGGCAGATATGCTTGACGCTATATTCTTTGGCCATAAAGCTATGCAACCATTGATTGATATGCAAATAAAACTCCAAGAAAGTATTGGAAAATTAAAAAGACAATTTGATTTAAATGAAAAAGATACAAATTTAGTCAATATTATTGAGTCTAATGCTTCTTCAATAATTGACGTTTTATTAATTCCTGAGAAACTAAAAAGATACGAAGCAATAGGTAAAGTAAAAAAAGAAATTATTGAAAAGTTACCGGATGAATACAAAGATTCCAAAGATGCAGTGTCAGAAATTTTTCATGATTTAGTAAGAAAAAAAACGAGAGAGCTTATTTTAAGTGGCCGTAGAATAGATGGTAGAAAATTTGATGAAATTAGAAATATTTTTTGCGAAGTTGGGCTTCTTCCAAGGCCACATGGCAGTGCTTTATTTACAAGGGGAGAAACTCAAGTATTTGGAGTTTTAACTCTTGGTTCTGGTCAAGATGAGCTTAGAGTCGAAACTTTAACAGGTGATACCTCGAAAGCCTTTATGTTACATTATAATTTCCCGCCATTTTCAGTTGGAGAAGTTAGACGAATATCAGGTCCAAGTCGTAGAGATATAGGACATGGTGCTCTTGCAACAAGAGCTATTGAAAAAGTCTTACCTTTATCAACTGAATTTGATTATACAATACGCCTTGTAGCAGAGGTTTTGGAATCTAATGGATCCTCTTCGATGGGCAGTGTGTGTGCTGGAATACTTGCATTGATGGATGGAGGGGTTCCAATTTCTTCCCCAGTTGCCGGTATCGCGATGGGGCTTATTAAAGAAGACGATACTATTATTATTTTATCGGACATATTGGGAGATGAGGACCATACTGGGGATATGGATTTTAAAATAGCAGGAACACGAAACGGAGTAACTGCTGTTCAAATGGATATTAAGATAAAAGAATTATCAAGAGAAATAATGGATAAAGCTCTTGAGCAAGCTAAAAAAGGCAGATTGTTTATACTTGATAAAATGATGGCGGCCATAGGTCAGTCAAGATCGGAAATATCGTCTTATGCTCCGAAAGTATATTCCGTTAAAATAAATCCTGATAAAATACGGGATGTTATAGGGCCACATGGGAAAATGATTAAATCTCTACAGGCTGAAACAAATACGAGGATTGAAATAGATGATACAGGGCTTGTAAAAATATCTGCGGAAAATCAAGACGAAGGTGAAGTTGCTCTTAAGATGATAAAGGCAATAGGTCTTGATCCTGAAATTGGAGAAATTTACGATGGAACAGTTGTAAAGGTTACAGATTTTGGAGCTTTTGTACAAATTAAACCAGGGAGTGAGGGACTTGTACATATTTCTCAACTCGCATCTCACCATGTTAAAAAGGTTACAGAGGTAGTTAATGAAGGAGATAAGCTTTTAGTTAAAGTCATGGAAATCGGTAGGGATGGTAAAATTCGTTTGAGTCACAAAGCTACAGTGGAAGATAAAAATGATAGAAATCGTAAATAAGACGGTTTTAAAAAATGGAGTGAAAATATTAACTCAAAAAATGCCTTACGCTCAATCAGTATCAATGGGTGTATGGGTTAATGTCGGAGCTAGAGATGAAAACGAAGAAGAGAACGGGATATCTCATTTTATTGAGCACATGATTTTTAAAGGAACTAAAAAGCGTTCGGCTTTTCAAATCGCAAAGGAATTTGATTCAATAGGCGGTCAAACAAATGCTTTTACGGCCATGGAACAGACTTGTTATTATGCGAAAGTTCTTAGTGAACATATTGAAATAATGGCCGATATTCTTTCTGATGTTTTTTTGAATTCTGTTTTTGATCCAAGGGAGATTGAAAGAGAACTTCAGGTAGTTCTTCAAGAAATTGGACTTATAGAAGACAGCCCTGAAGATT from Desulfobacterales bacterium includes the following:
- a CDS encoding phenylalanine--tRNA ligase subunit beta, with the protein product MKISLSWLKEYVDINENVYNIADALTMTGLEVEGVSQRYDYLNTVLVGRIKGIIPHPNSNDLKICSVDTGNSIKTIVCGAPNVQVGMIVPAALSGTNLPNGAVIEESNIRGITSEGMICSEFELCLGDNSSGIMNLNENLSIGQTLSEALHLDDYVLEIGVTPNRGDCLSIIGIAREVAAIYGLNLKYPEIKSIQSSEDITKYTSVTLLSKEFCPRYAASLIFDIKVKPSPFWLKDRLLSVGIRPISNIVDVTNFVMLELGQPLHAFDFDNLAENKIVVKTASKGEKFTTLDGKEHLLDDDTLMICDGNKGVAIGGVMGGLNSEIQDSTKRVLLESAYFDPISIRKTSKRVGIKTEASFRFERGVDPEGTLYALKRASQLIVEVGNGALVNGFIDEKAELPKKMSIKLTHVEVNRLLGTNLYIEQVEKHLKSIECTVNKIAESGIEVVPPSFRSDISRKEDLIEEVARLSGYNNIPVTYPHIPLDRRKETPILILKDKIKDILNGFGFTEAINYSFISEKAFNNLKLHENDKRLNLVRILNPLSDEQGVMRSSLIPGLLLNIFKNLSYKAKNLKMFEIGKIFIEKEKDILPDEKEMIVGIWTGSRYNDFWGSKEISSDFYDIKGVVEGMLTALDIKNFSFTAISGNDFLYLRKGFGAKICSNGNIIGCVGEVSQKIVNEFEIKQPVYAFEFDLKLVYPLISEVKSAFPIPKFPSISRDITLIIDKKIESNRILEFIKELNEELIELSVIFDVYDGSPIPDGKKSLSVRVIYRSKFETLKDNLVNDIHKRIAEAIVSEFNAELP
- a CDS encoding ribosome maturation factor RimP, which codes for MKSRKDSRGNISTVKKEDIVEKIKAIIHTLFEDKAIELVDVEYFSGPHGVILRLYIDKEGGVTLDDCSNISHQISDLLDIYWEYDGRYMLEVSSPGIDRPLVQKNDFQKYKGSQVKIKVKEPISGQKNFKGVLIGIFGDIVKIQIEGKVVNIPYNEIIKAKLSITETEK
- the nusA gene encoding transcription termination/antitermination protein NusA, which translates into the protein MLISEIKRTIEQVGREKGIKNEVLIKTLEAALVSAAKKKIGQDADIEAQYNEETGEIDVFQFQEVVEKISSPMNEIIFEDALKLDPECEIGDSLGIKVDTSIFGRIAAQSAKQVIIQKMKDEERKAVYENYSNKEGEIVNGIVQRVDKQEILVNLGQAEASLPFLEQIPNETFKRGDRIRAYVKKVSKHVRGGSQVILSRTHPNFLINLFKLEVPEINEGIVNIMEVARGCGVRSKIAVSSNESDVDPVGSCVGMQGSRVKNVVQELKGERIDIVQWHVDPVRFVCNALAPAEIKRVVIDEESGSMIVVVPDKFLPVAIGSNGQNVKLASKLTKWKLDVQSETRYDKAIEDYDALLAISNMTTDIADTLLQRGICSSEDLSKARVKDLIRIRGISESLAQSFINAAVIQISNKSKDENREENIEYENNETDSEK
- the infB gene encoding translation initiation factor IF-2 — encoded protein: MAKIRVYELSKELNIGTKELLDKLKEMNIDAASHMSSLDEDSVSRIKSELQIEPTGKVENKLVVIRRKKKRSIPEDYEHENIEEISNFVLSEDKKESIQREDITDQLIKIEKTQVDNGEESTSEKLSETILENKICEVKKDISVEEKGVVEEIPEIKGKEIVEDKQNKINNDNLPETKDEISVVTPAKVIEDRGKKDIKQEKRFKKGKKFPPAKILKLPDENLPQSDTDEENNAALKKNTDRPDGYRDKKQFVRDKVDHTRATTPKEQQNYDKDTKKYKKKFKVESFEKEDKYLKKKFLFNKKDVVETSSIFEDEHFRIKKYKKQGQANKEIPVQKSQITTPKAIKRRIKVDETIVLGELAKRMGVKSAEIIQKLMGLGIMVTVNQTIDFETASLVSAEFNYEIEKANFEEKSLLKVIADNPVDLIKRPPVVTIMGHVDHGKTSLLDAIRKSRIAEKEAGGITQHIGAYNVETERGTIAFLDTPGHEAFTAMRARGAKVTDIVILVVAADDGVMPQTIEAINHSKVAKVPIIVAVNKIDKAGADPERVKRELSDHGIISEDWGGENIFVNVSAKERTGINELLEMILLQSDVLELKANPNKSANGHVVEANLDTGKGPVATVLVQEGTLKTGDYIVCGVNYGKIRAMLNDMGEQIDSAGPSVPVKILGLSGVPMAGDELIVFEDEKTAKQVSEHRTQKSRSKELEKHTKMSLEKLYEKMQEGEVKGLNIILKADVHGSIEALRDSLVKLSNAEVKINVIHAATGSVIESDITLASVSDAIIIGFNVRPSPKVMEFALQENVDMRFYDIIYNVIQDVKDAMVGLMKSEFKEKSIGMAEVREVFHIPKIGSIAGCYVIQGKIERGKQIRLLRDGIIIYNGKISSLKRFKDDAKEVLHNFECGIGLENYNDIKQGDIIECYYLEEIKPTFNT
- a CDS encoding DUF503 domain-containing protein, coding for MVVGIGKIKFKIHDSRSLKAKRSIVKSIIGHLRNKFNASVAEVGLNDAHQIAEIGFAIVGNDKSVINSAVDKIFNVAEELGLAELFDSEMEIIAL
- the rbfA gene encoding 30S ribosome-binding factor RbfA — translated: MKSFSRTERISALLQRNLSDILHKEIKDPRLEQITITHVKVSNDLKHARVFFCHSGKNRTKEEIIEGLNSAKGYMKRVLAKNLDLRYMPELNFNYDESFDYAQRIDLELRKLNLG
- a CDS encoding bifunctional oligoribonuclease/PAP phosphatase NrnA; the protein is MDIVKELILASNNILLTTHTQLDGDAIGSLISLGLSILSLKKKAVLLAENPIPAIYRFLPKIEIISNSINDRINDFDAVIVLDCGDLERIGENIADITKIPVIINIDHHITNSKFGQINLIDVNASSTCEVVYKLIKFLGIKIDIDMAFAIYTGILTDTGSFRFSNTNCKAFEICQEMLNIGVDPHRVAQNIYGTYSLNSIKLLNRVLDSIEVSKNGKLSLMFLTKDMLKETQTKFEDVHGVINYAKYIEDVKVAVLIHENETNSVNKCGNEGKSLFHVSLRSNGSVDVSSIALKFGGGGHFDAAGFTICSSLFELKDQILKLSENF